The Clostridiales bacterium genome has a window encoding:
- a CDS encoding ankyrin repeat domain-containing protein has protein sequence MVELLIDNGAEVNMKGKDGKTALMIACGKNAAKEIIEYLIDNVADVYKKDNKRRTPIITLDGKVQAKMLKVLTRRELRNACAKNNKDEVEKQLDKVGGILPKDLLVELINLSNEDTLEVLVERINVSLINDIFNLIT, from the coding sequence GTGGTAGAGCTATTAATAGATAATGGAGCGGAAGTGAATATGAAGGGTAAAGATGGCAAAACGGCGTTGATGATTGCATGTGGGAAGAATGCAGCAAAAGAAATAATAGAATATTTAATAGATAATGTGGCAGATGTATACAAGAAAGACAATAAAAGGAGAACTCCAATAATCACGTTGGATGGTAAAGTACAAGCTAAAATGTTAAAAGTATTAACAAGAAGAGAGCTAAGGAATGCATGTGCTAAGAATAATAAAGATGAGGTAGAAAAACAATTAGATAAAGTTGGAGGAATTTTGCCTAAAGATCTTTTAGTAGAGTTAATTAATTTATCTAATGAGGATACTTTAGAAGTACTAGTAGAAAGAATAAATGTTTCCCTAATAAATGATATATTTAATTTAATAACCTAA